One window of Cohnella hashimotonis genomic DNA carries:
- a CDS encoding Ger(x)C family spore germination protein, with amino-acid sequence MKRLLCWAAVLSLPLWTGGCWSGHELTDWGFVQAAAIDLTENGAIRMTTQIYKPSGGEELGTATKGGQSYVNTDTISSSLFGASEDIAIELGRRPQWSHMQVLLIGERAAAAMNIRRFTDFFSRGEGPRGTVSMLITKGEAGAFLAQRPLIERTIAQQLRSTEANASKYTAKTRDFTLLELTIRSMMQSKAAALPYAVLQPDKPPVIGIAGLAVIRFPEGRMIGTLPSSDSIYLSILNNRFKSGVLELPCPQRGSGIDAYHATASETRIRPVLSGDSVSLEIRTSLKGAIGELTCSKVETQQEVDRFNARLAAYVKERMSETIDHLKDKQADLLGTGDWLRRFAPARWAAMSGDWPQRFARIDYRIQVRVSLESTGMEIGKPVK; translated from the coding sequence ATGAAACGGCTGCTATGCTGGGCGGCCGTTCTCAGTCTGCCGCTGTGGACGGGCGGCTGCTGGAGCGGTCATGAGCTGACCGATTGGGGGTTCGTGCAGGCAGCTGCGATCGATCTGACGGAGAACGGCGCAATCCGGATGACGACCCAGATTTACAAACCTTCCGGCGGCGAAGAACTGGGGACTGCAACCAAGGGCGGTCAGTCTTATGTGAACACGGATACGATCTCAAGCTCCCTGTTCGGCGCCTCCGAGGACATCGCGATCGAGCTGGGACGCCGTCCGCAGTGGAGCCATATGCAGGTGCTTCTAATCGGGGAGAGGGCGGCCGCTGCGATGAACATCAGACGGTTCACCGACTTTTTTTCCCGGGGAGAGGGGCCAAGAGGCACGGTCTCGATGCTGATCACCAAGGGAGAGGCCGGCGCGTTCCTGGCGCAGCGTCCGCTCATCGAGCGTACGATTGCGCAGCAGCTCAGAAGCACCGAGGCGAACGCTTCGAAGTATACGGCCAAAACAAGAGACTTCACGCTACTGGAGCTGACGATAAGGTCGATGATGCAATCCAAGGCTGCAGCCTTGCCCTACGCCGTGCTGCAGCCGGACAAGCCGCCCGTCATCGGCATCGCCGGTCTGGCCGTCATCCGTTTCCCGGAAGGAAGGATGATCGGAACGCTGCCGTCGTCCGATTCGATTTATTTATCCATCCTGAACAACCGGTTCAAGAGCGGCGTGCTCGAGCTTCCGTGTCCCCAACGCGGCTCCGGCATCGACGCATACCACGCGACCGCTTCCGAGACGCGCATTCGCCCCGTGTTGAGCGGCGATTCGGTCAGCCTGGAGATCCGGACGTCGCTGAAGGGCGCGATCGGAGAGCTGACCTGCTCCAAAGTCGAAACCCAGCAGGAGGTCGATCGGTTTAACGCCAGACTCGCCGCTTACGTGAAGGAGCGGATGTCTGAAACGATCGACCATCTGAAGGACAAGCAGGCGGATCTGCTGGGCACCGGAGATTGGCTGCGCCGTTTTGCGCCTGCGCGCTGGGCGGCCATGTCCGGGGATTGGCCGCAGCGGTTCGCCCGAATCGACTATCGCATTCAAGTGCGGGTCAGTCTGGAGAGCACGGGGATGGAGATCGGCAAGCCGGTCAAATGA
- a CDS encoding spore germination protein, which translates to MATKGSDTALAADLRANRAMAGALFDRCQDVCIIPLGDGPAEDAVALVVYCASLMDEQESRRIRTLLAEPLLRELTGGAADAQDGESRLREAGARHQAELFQDWKEIEDKVWQGYLFLIAEGWTRAAGFKSAGLTKRQVTEPVSEPSVQGPREGTVETLHVNLGMLRQRIGTSRLKIEYLTAGTVLRTDIAFAYLDDTADAEMLAEFRGRIGRIAPYEVLDTSFVEDAIQDSDWSPFPQHRYTERTDTAAASLLDGKILVLTDNSPMILICPAFFVDFFTTSEDYYVRTVYASTVRMLRLLAFAIALTLPSAYVAMSTFHPELIPNILLLAILDAREGIPFPAIVEALIMETSFELLREAGIRLPRPVGSAVSIVGALVIGQAAIMAKIASPIMVIVVALTGIASFAIPHYEMAIAIRLLRFPLILAASFMGGYGLMLGFILILLHLCCLQTLGQPYLSSLAPLRLRDLRDVFVRAPLKAMMRSPRNRRLHAGAPGKEGKR; encoded by the coding sequence ATGGCGACGAAAGGATCCGATACGGCGCTGGCGGCGGACCTGCGCGCAAATCGGGCGATGGCCGGCGCCTTGTTCGACCGCTGCCAGGACGTATGCATCATCCCGCTCGGCGACGGGCCGGCGGAAGACGCGGTCGCGCTCGTCGTCTATTGCGCTTCGCTCATGGACGAGCAGGAGAGCAGGCGCATACGGACGCTCCTGGCGGAACCGCTCCTGCGGGAGCTGACCGGCGGCGCCGCGGACGCCCAAGATGGCGAATCCCGGCTGCGGGAAGCGGGCGCGCGCCACCAGGCCGAGCTGTTCCAAGACTGGAAGGAAATCGAGGATAAGGTTTGGCAGGGATATTTATTTCTGATCGCCGAAGGCTGGACGCGTGCGGCCGGCTTCAAAAGCGCCGGCTTGACCAAGCGGCAGGTGACAGAGCCGGTCAGCGAGCCTTCGGTTCAAGGGCCGCGCGAAGGCACGGTGGAGACCTTGCACGTCAATCTGGGCATGCTGCGCCAGCGTATCGGCACGTCCCGCCTGAAAATCGAGTATCTCACGGCCGGCACGGTATTGCGCACGGATATCGCGTTTGCCTATTTGGACGACACGGCCGATGCGGAGATGCTGGCCGAATTTCGCGGGCGGATCGGCAGGATTGCGCCGTACGAAGTGCTGGATACGTCGTTTGTAGAGGATGCGATTCAGGATTCCGACTGGTCGCCTTTTCCCCAGCACCGTTACACGGAGCGTACCGATACGGCGGCGGCTTCGCTGCTGGACGGGAAAATACTCGTACTGACCGACAATTCGCCGATGATCCTCATCTGTCCGGCGTTTTTCGTCGATTTTTTCACCACGAGCGAAGATTACTACGTACGTACGGTGTACGCGTCGACGGTGCGGATGCTCCGCCTGCTGGCCTTTGCGATCGCGCTCACGCTGCCAAGCGCTTATGTTGCCATGTCCACCTTTCACCCGGAGCTGATCCCCAATATTTTGCTGCTCGCCATTCTGGATGCGCGCGAGGGAATTCCGTTCCCGGCGATCGTCGAGGCTCTTATTATGGAAACGTCGTTCGAGCTGCTGCGCGAAGCGGGCATCCGGCTGCCAAGGCCCGTCGGCTCCGCGGTCAGCATCGTCGGGGCGCTCGTCATCGGCCAGGCGGCCATCATGGCCAAGATCGCCTCGCCGATCATGGTCATCGTCGTCGCGCTGACGGGCATCGCTTCGTTCGCGATTCCGCATTACGAGATGGCCATCGCGATCCGGCTGCTCCGTTTCCCGCTTATTCTCGCCGCCAGCTTTATGGGCGGTTACGGGCTCATGCTCGGCTTTATCCTGATCCTGCTGCATCTCTGCTGTCTACAAACTTTGGGCCAGCCTTACTTGTCTTCGCTCGCGCCGCTGCGGCTCAGGGATCTTAGAGATGTGTTCGTTCGCGCGCCGCTCAAAGCGATGATGCGCTCGCCGCGCAACCGGAGATTGCACGCCGGCGCGCCTGGCAAGGAGGGGAAGCGATGA
- a CDS encoding GerAB/ArcD/ProY family transporter: MRKRKEQITAGQMSVLITATTLGSSIVFIPHPLAQYSGQYAWMAALLAAGFGAVLLAAVLYLNRAHGGRSIMEYSVALFGRPLSGAMFFAVLLMLLFAVSAIVSGIGDFFSGVMMKETPAYIFNATSLFAAALTVRAGMKVTARMFVLLLTIMVAFISAVLVLAMPLYRSGMLLPIWRHEMARPLLHGFILTAGFPFGEVFLYALLIHLVPTAPGAAPWRGKLYKGYALASVLLIMAVVCSGMAFGPASDVFIYSLFKLASEIHIGDMMERTESIVGIALILGSYMKATVYLYMTNLIVKGWLPFKDDRAAVYPIALTCLFISLTLFDSPADFFSQVYVVWPFAVLTVGGAFIALHAGMTAIRGDRNRT; the protein is encoded by the coding sequence ATGAGGAAGCGCAAGGAACAAATCACGGCAGGCCAAATGTCCGTTCTGATCACCGCCACGACGCTGGGCTCCTCGATCGTCTTCATTCCCCATCCTCTGGCTCAGTATTCGGGGCAGTACGCCTGGATGGCTGCCTTGCTTGCCGCCGGCTTCGGCGCGGTCCTGCTCGCCGCCGTACTGTACCTGAACCGCGCTCACGGGGGACGCAGCATCATGGAGTACAGCGTCGCGCTGTTTGGCAGGCCCCTGTCCGGCGCGATGTTTTTTGCCGTGCTGCTGATGCTTCTGTTCGCGGTATCCGCGATCGTATCGGGCATCGGCGACTTTTTCAGCGGCGTAATGATGAAGGAGACACCGGCTTATATCTTCAACGCCACGAGTCTGTTCGCGGCCGCTTTGACGGTACGGGCAGGCATGAAAGTTACCGCCCGCATGTTCGTGCTGCTGCTGACGATCATGGTCGCATTCATATCGGCCGTCCTTGTCCTCGCGATGCCGCTTTATCGATCGGGCATGCTGCTGCCGATCTGGCGGCACGAAATGGCCAGGCCCTTACTTCACGGTTTTATATTGACGGCGGGCTTCCCGTTCGGCGAGGTCTTCCTGTACGCGCTGCTGATTCACCTCGTGCCCACCGCGCCGGGCGCCGCGCCCTGGAGAGGCAAACTGTACAAGGGATATGCGCTCGCCTCCGTTCTGCTGATCATGGCCGTCGTGTGTTCGGGGATGGCTTTCGGTCCTGCATCCGACGTGTTCATTTATTCGCTGTTCAAGCTGGCCAGCGAGATCCATATCGGCGACATGATGGAGCGTACCGAATCGATCGTAGGGATCGCCCTTATTCTGGGGTCATACATGAAGGCGACGGTCTACCTGTATATGACGAATCTGATCGTCAAAGGCTGGCTGCCGTTCAAGGACGATCGGGCTGCCGTCTATCCGATCGCGCTTACGTGCCTGTTCATTTCGCTGACGCTCTTCGACAGTCCCGCGGACTTTTTCTCGCAGGTTTACGTCGTTTGGCCGTTCGCGGTACTGACGGTGGGAGGCGCATTTATTGCGCTTCATGCGGGGATGACCGCGATACGCGGGGATCGAAACCGGACTTAG
- a CDS encoding alpha-galactosidase: protein MAILFDRERQTFHLQTPNTSYIITIVEGLYPAHVYWGPKVRNASWPGSLTLRERASFSPTPNPDKPSLSLDALLQEYPGYGSGDFRSPAYQFGLADGTTVAELVYRDHRIVAGKPKLEGLPATYAETDDEAETLELSLHDSHSGLTAVLSYTTFRDSDAIARSVRYVNESANPARIRRALSASVDFNNDAYELVHLNGAWANERNLSRRALVQGQQGIESRRGSSSHQHNPFVALVSPNAGEEQGDAYGFSLVYSGSFAASAEVDQFRTTRVSIGINPFDFEWLLEPGQSFQAPEAVLVYSNEGLGGMSRTYHRLYRSRLSRGEFRDRTRPVLVNNWEATYFDFNADKIAAIAEEGARLGIELFVLDDGWFGYRNDDTTSLGDWKVDLKKLPQGLEDLAKRVNEHGLQFGLWFEPEMISPDSDLYRAHPDWCLHVEGRRRTQGRRQLILDLSRDDVCDYIIDTVGGVLASAPIAYVKWDMNRNMTEIGSALLPPERQRETAHRYMLGLYRVLETITSRFPHILFESCSGGGGRFDPGMLHYMPQTWTSDNSDAVCRLKIQYGTSLVYPISSMGAHVSAVPNHQVHRVASLKMRGDVAMSGNFGYELDLTKFSPEEKEEVKAQVAAYKELRELVQFGDLYRLKSPFEGNDTAWTVVSADKSEAFVAFFRVLAQPNAPIDWLRLSGLDPNADYEVVGTGERFGGDQLMYAGLPVPQLHGDFQSAIWRLRRV from the coding sequence ATGGCTATTTTATTCGACCGGGAGCGTCAGACTTTTCATCTGCAGACGCCGAACACAAGTTACATAATTACGATTGTCGAAGGCCTGTACCCCGCACACGTTTACTGGGGACCAAAGGTTAGAAACGCCTCGTGGCCGGGCAGCCTGACGCTGCGCGAACGTGCCAGCTTCAGCCCGACGCCGAATCCCGACAAGCCGTCGCTGTCGCTCGACGCGCTCCTCCAGGAATATCCGGGCTACGGCTCCGGCGATTTTCGCAGCCCGGCTTATCAGTTCGGCCTGGCCGACGGCACGACGGTCGCGGAGCTTGTCTATCGCGATCATCGCATCGTCGCGGGCAAGCCGAAGCTCGAGGGCCTGCCCGCCACCTATGCGGAGACCGACGATGAAGCGGAAACGCTGGAGCTGTCGCTGCACGATTCGCATTCCGGTCTGACTGCCGTACTGAGCTACACGACGTTCCGCGATTCCGATGCGATCGCGCGCTCGGTCCGCTACGTCAACGAGAGCGCCAACCCGGCCCGCATTCGCCGCGCGCTGAGCGCCAGCGTCGATTTTAACAACGACGCCTACGAGCTGGTGCATCTGAATGGCGCCTGGGCGAACGAGCGCAACCTCTCGCGAAGAGCGCTCGTCCAAGGGCAGCAGGGCATCGAGAGCCGTCGCGGTTCGAGCTCTCACCAGCACAACCCGTTCGTCGCGCTGGTGTCGCCGAATGCGGGAGAAGAGCAGGGAGACGCCTACGGATTTAGCCTCGTCTACAGCGGCAGCTTCGCAGCCTCCGCCGAGGTCGACCAGTTCCGTACGACGCGCGTATCGATCGGCATCAATCCGTTCGACTTCGAATGGCTGCTCGAGCCGGGCCAATCGTTCCAGGCGCCCGAAGCCGTGCTCGTCTATTCGAACGAAGGGCTCGGCGGCATGAGCCGCACCTATCACCGATTGTATCGCAGTCGCCTTTCCCGCGGCGAGTTCCGCGACCGTACGCGTCCCGTGCTGGTCAACAACTGGGAAGCCACCTATTTCGACTTCAATGCGGACAAGATCGCGGCGATCGCGGAAGAGGGAGCAAGGCTCGGCATCGAGCTGTTCGTGCTCGACGACGGCTGGTTCGGCTATCGCAACGACGACACGACCTCGCTCGGCGATTGGAAGGTCGACCTCAAGAAGCTGCCGCAAGGACTGGAGGATCTGGCGAAAAGAGTAAACGAGCACGGTCTCCAGTTCGGTCTCTGGTTCGAGCCCGAGATGATCTCGCCGGACAGCGACCTGTACCGCGCGCACCCCGACTGGTGTCTGCACGTCGAAGGACGGAGAAGGACGCAGGGGCGCCGTCAACTGATTCTCGATCTGTCGCGCGACGACGTATGCGATTACATCATCGATACGGTGGGCGGCGTGCTGGCATCGGCGCCGATCGCCTACGTCAAATGGGACATGAACCGGAACATGACGGAGATCGGCTCCGCGCTGCTGCCGCCCGAGCGCCAACGCGAGACGGCGCATCGTTATATGCTCGGCCTGTACCGCGTGCTCGAGACGATCACTTCGAGGTTCCCGCACATTCTGTTCGAGAGCTGCTCAGGCGGCGGCGGACGTTTCGACCCGGGCATGCTCCATTACATGCCGCAAACGTGGACGAGCGACAACTCGGACGCCGTATGCCGGCTCAAGATCCAGTACGGGACCAGCCTTGTGTATCCGATCAGCTCGATGGGCGCGCACGTATCGGCCGTTCCGAATCATCAGGTGCACCGGGTCGCTTCGCTCAAGATGCGCGGGGACGTGGCCATGTCCGGCAACTTCGGCTACGAGCTGGACCTGACCAAGTTCTCGCCGGAGGAAAAAGAAGAAGTGAAAGCGCAGGTCGCGGCCTACAAGGAGCTGCGCGAGCTCGTCCAGTTCGGCGACCTGTATCGCCTGAAGAGCCCGTTCGAGGGCAACGATACGGCATGGACGGTCGTCTCCGCCGACAAGTCCGAAGCGTTCGTCGCATTCTTCCGCGTGCTCGCCCAGCCGAACGCGCCGATCGACTGGCTGCGCCTCTCCGGACTCGATCCGAATGCCGACTATGAAGTCGTCGGCACCGGCGAGCGGTTCGGCGGCGATCAGCTGATGTATGCCGGTCTGCCGGTTCCGCAGCTGCATGGCGACTTCCAAAGCGCCATATGGCGTTTGCGCCGCGTTTAA
- a CDS encoding PilZ domain-containing protein, with protein sequence MSAAAVAEESDTDSDRRKKKRVALNIPLMISIYQWEQAGSFAGQSVDAVLSDVSEDGLQVAASIPLEKDMFVVIHFQQETSLPPMTARIIRIERKDGLFHYGCLLSGLALYQRLQLKEYIESHG encoded by the coding sequence GTGTCGGCAGCAGCCGTCGCCGAGGAATCCGATACCGATTCGGATCGCCGCAAGAAGAAGCGCGTCGCGCTGAACATCCCGCTCATGATCTCTATCTATCAATGGGAGCAAGCCGGCTCGTTCGCCGGACAGAGCGTCGACGCCGTGCTGAGCGACGTATCCGAGGACGGCTTGCAGGTGGCTGCCTCCATCCCGCTCGAGAAGGACATGTTCGTCGTCATCCACTTCCAGCAGGAGACCAGCCTGCCGCCGATGACGGCCCGCATCATCCGCATCGAGCGCAAGGATGGGCTGTTCCATTACGGCTGTCTGCTATCGGGACTTGCCCTGTACCAGCGCCTGCAGCTTAAGGAGTACATCGAATCGCACGGCTGA
- a CDS encoding pyrimidine/purine nucleoside phosphorylase: MSQFDQVSVVKQANIYFDGKVTSRTVKFADGTRKTLGIMLPGEYEFGTDQKEVMEILAGELTVQLPGSEEWISISGTGEFTVPANAKFKLKVTQVADYVCSYLDA, translated from the coding sequence ATGTCCCAATTCGATCAAGTCAGCGTCGTAAAGCAAGCTAACATCTATTTCGACGGCAAGGTAACGAGCCGTACGGTGAAGTTCGCGGACGGCACCCGCAAGACGCTGGGCATCATGCTGCCGGGCGAATACGAGTTCGGTACGGACCAAAAGGAAGTCATGGAGATTTTGGCCGGCGAACTGACCGTTCAACTGCCGGGCAGCGAAGAATGGATCTCGATCTCCGGCACCGGCGAGTTCACGGTACCCGCGAACGCCAAGTTCAAGTTAAAGGTAACGCAAGTCGCTGACTACGTCTGCTCTTACCTGGACGCCTAA
- the tkt gene encoding transketolase, producing MTTNANTIDQLSVTTIRTLAIDAIEKAKSGHPGMPMGAAPMGYQLFAKTMKHNPSQPSWIDRDRFVLSAGHGSMLLYALLHLSGYDLPIEELKNFRQWGSKTPGHPEFGHTAGVDATTGPLGQGIAMAVGMAMAEAQLSATYNRDGFELINHFTYSVCGDGDLSEGISSESASLAGHLQLGKLVVLYDSNDISLDGELSLSFSESVAKRFDGYGWQVLRVEDGNDLAALAKAIAEAQAETSKPTLIEVKTVIGYGSPNKGGKGGHAGPHGSPLGTEEAKLTKAFYNWEHPEFFVPEEVRANFAEVKSRGEQAYAAWEELFGKYKSAHPELARQFEDALARKLPQGWDADLPKYTTEDKPLSTRVASGNALNGLAKNVPNLVGGSADLESSTMTHLKGLPVYTAKDYSGRNIYFGVREFGMAAAMNGISLHGGLRVYGGTFFVFTDYLRPAVRLASIMGQPVVYVLTHDSIAVGEDGPTHEPIEQLASIRVIPGLTVLRPADGNETSAAWAYALENTGNPVALVLTRQNLPILEGTAEQAREGIKKGGYVLSEAAGEAQGILIATGSEVQLAVASQKALAEQGIHVRVVSLPSWDLFEAQTAEYRESVLPKNVKARLAIEMASPFGWERYVGDGGAVLGISTFGASAPGDRVIKEYGFTVENVVEQFRKLI from the coding sequence ATGACAACAAACGCAAATACGATCGATCAGCTCTCCGTTACGACGATCCGCACGCTCGCGATCGACGCGATCGAAAAGGCGAAGTCCGGACACCCCGGCATGCCGATGGGCGCAGCGCCGATGGGCTACCAGCTGTTCGCGAAGACGATGAAGCACAATCCTTCCCAGCCAAGCTGGATCGACCGCGACCGTTTCGTCTTGTCCGCGGGCCACGGTTCGATGCTGCTGTACGCGCTGCTGCACCTCTCCGGCTACGATCTGCCGATCGAAGAGCTCAAGAACTTCCGCCAATGGGGCTCCAAGACGCCGGGGCATCCCGAATTCGGCCACACGGCCGGCGTCGATGCGACGACCGGACCGCTCGGCCAAGGGATCGCGATGGCTGTCGGCATGGCGATGGCGGAGGCGCAATTGTCCGCTACATATAACCGCGACGGCTTTGAACTGATTAACCACTTCACGTATTCGGTTTGCGGCGACGGCGACCTGTCCGAAGGCATCTCCTCCGAATCGGCTTCGCTCGCCGGCCACCTGCAGCTCGGCAAGCTGGTCGTCCTGTACGATTCGAACGATATCTCGCTGGACGGCGAGCTTTCCCTGTCCTTCTCCGAATCCGTGGCCAAGCGCTTCGACGGTTACGGCTGGCAGGTGCTGCGGGTAGAGGACGGCAACGATCTGGCCGCGCTGGCCAAGGCGATCGCCGAAGCTCAAGCCGAAACGAGCAAGCCGACGCTGATCGAAGTAAAAACCGTGATTGGTTACGGCTCGCCGAACAAGGGCGGCAAGGGCGGCCACGCTGGCCCGCACGGTTCGCCGCTCGGCACCGAAGAAGCGAAGCTGACGAAGGCGTTCTACAATTGGGAGCACCCCGAATTTTTCGTGCCCGAAGAAGTGCGCGCGAACTTCGCCGAAGTCAAGAGCCGCGGCGAGCAAGCCTATGCCGCTTGGGAAGAGCTGTTCGGCAAGTACAAGTCCGCTCATCCGGAGCTGGCTCGGCAGTTTGAGGACGCGCTCGCGCGCAAGCTGCCGCAGGGCTGGGACGCCGATCTGCCGAAGTACACGACGGAGGACAAGCCGCTCTCGACGCGCGTCGCTTCGGGCAATGCCCTGAACGGCCTTGCGAAAAACGTGCCGAACCTCGTCGGCGGCTCCGCCGACCTGGAAAGCTCCACGATGACGCATCTGAAGGGCCTGCCGGTATACACCGCGAAGGACTACAGCGGCCGCAACATTTACTTCGGCGTTCGCGAATTCGGCATGGCGGCCGCGATGAACGGCATCTCGCTGCACGGCGGCCTGCGCGTGTACGGCGGCACCTTCTTCGTCTTCACCGATTATCTGCGTCCGGCCGTCCGCCTGGCGTCGATCATGGGCCAGCCGGTTGTGTACGTCCTGACGCACGACTCCATCGCCGTCGGCGAAGATGGACCGACGCACGAGCCGATCGAGCAGCTTGCATCGATTCGCGTCATCCCGGGTCTAACCGTGCTGCGTCCAGCGGACGGCAACGAGACCTCCGCGGCTTGGGCCTATGCGCTCGAGAACACGGGCAACCCTGTCGCGCTCGTCCTGACTCGCCAGAACCTGCCGATTCTCGAAGGCACGGCCGAACAGGCTCGCGAAGGCATCAAAAAGGGCGGCTACGTGCTGTCCGAAGCGGCTGGCGAAGCGCAAGGCATCCTGATCGCAACGGGCTCGGAAGTCCAGCTCGCCGTGGCCTCCCAAAAGGCGCTGGCAGAGCAAGGTATTCACGTTCGCGTCGTCAGCCTGCCGAGCTGGGATCTGTTCGAAGCCCAGACTGCGGAATATCGCGAGAGCGTGCTGCCTAAGAACGTCAAGGCGCGCCTGGCGATCGAGATGGCTTCGCCGTTCGGATGGGAGCGTTATGTCGGAGACGGCGGCGCCGTGCTCGGCATCTCCACCTTCGGCGCATCGGCGCCGGGGGACCGCGTCATCAAGGAATACGGCTTTACGGTCGAGAACGTCGTCGAGCAGTTCCGCAAGCTGATCTAA
- the purU gene encoding formyltetrahydrofolate deformylase, which produces MTQNVYQHQDSKGREENANRARMLISCPDRPGIVAAVSQFLYEKGANILQSDQYTTDPASGMFFMRIAFDLGGLEQNLPSLQEDFARIADRFEMRWSVYRAVRRKRLAIFVSREDHCLLELLWQWQAGDLDAEISMVVSNHDDMRGLVESFGIPFHHIPVTPETKAEAERRQLELTAGKVDLVILARYMQIITPKFIEHFTNRIINIHHSFLPAFVGGKPYHQAYDRGVKLIGATAHYVTAELDAGPIIEQDVQRVSHRNNVDELKRMGRHIERIVLARAVKWHIEDRLVVYQNKTVAFI; this is translated from the coding sequence ATGACCCAGAACGTTTACCAACACCAGGACAGCAAGGGCCGCGAGGAAAACGCGAATCGCGCACGCATGCTGATCTCCTGTCCCGACCGGCCGGGAATCGTCGCCGCCGTCTCGCAATTCCTTTACGAGAAGGGGGCCAACATCCTCCAATCGGACCAGTATACGACCGATCCCGCAAGTGGCATGTTTTTCATGCGGATCGCCTTCGACCTGGGCGGCCTCGAGCAGAACCTGCCTTCGCTGCAGGAGGACTTCGCGAGAATCGCCGACCGGTTCGAGATGCGCTGGAGCGTGTACCGCGCGGTCCGGCGCAAACGCCTCGCCATTTTCGTCTCCCGCGAGGATCACTGCCTGCTCGAGCTGCTCTGGCAATGGCAGGCGGGGGATCTGGACGCCGAGATCAGCATGGTCGTCAGCAACCACGACGACATGCGGGGACTCGTCGAATCGTTCGGCATTCCTTTTCACCACATTCCGGTAACGCCCGAGACCAAAGCCGAAGCCGAACGCCGTCAGCTGGAGCTGACCGCAGGCAAGGTCGATTTGGTTATTCTTGCCAGATATATGCAAATTATTACGCCGAAGTTCATCGAGCATTTTACCAACCGCATCATCAATATCCATCATTCCTTCCTGCCGGCGTTCGTCGGCGGCAAGCCGTACCATCAGGCTTACGACCGCGGAGTCAAGCTGATCGGCGCGACGGCGCATTACGTGACCGCCGAGCTGGACGCAGGGCCGATTATCGAGCAGGACGTACAGCGCGTCAGCCACCGCAACAACGTGGACGAGCTGAAGCGCATGGGCCGTCACATCGAGCGGATTGTGCTGGCCAGAGCGGTGAAATGGCACATCGAGGATCGACTGGTCGTGTACCAGAACAAGACGGTTGCCTTCATCTAA
- a CDS encoding deoxyribonuclease IV codes for MLKIGSHVSFSDKGLLTATDEAKSYGSSSFMIYTGAPQNTRRKPIESLYIPEGREAMTAAGIGEIVVHAPYIVNLGSYKEDTFELAVNFLQEEVRRTDAIGVNNIVLHPGAYTEKDPEYGIARIAEGLNEVLDATKHTNVNIALETMAGKGTEIGRSFEELAAIIERVRDNGRITICLDTCHVHDAGYDIVDDLDGVLKSFDSLIGLDRIAVVHLNDSKNPRGAGKDRHTPVGSGWIGYEAINNVVSHPSLAGKPFILETPWIGKNAGKERPMYEAEIALLRGDVDLRFGGEFLEDVERLHHFFGKQDIDHRAFVLSTWELLKSDAKARKADPREPLERLYDLAMEHRVLSGDYSEEAVNQRLTAYLAGREWLAKV; via the coding sequence ATGCTGAAGATCGGTTCCCACGTGTCTTTTTCGGACAAGGGATTGCTGACGGCGACGGACGAAGCCAAGTCCTACGGCTCCAGCTCGTTCATGATTTACACGGGCGCGCCGCAGAATACGAGGCGCAAGCCTATCGAGAGCTTGTACATTCCCGAGGGAAGAGAGGCGATGACGGCCGCGGGGATCGGCGAGATCGTCGTCCATGCGCCCTACATCGTGAACCTCGGTTCTTATAAGGAAGACACGTTCGAGTTGGCCGTCAACTTCCTGCAGGAGGAAGTTCGCCGGACGGACGCGATCGGCGTGAACAATATCGTGCTTCATCCGGGCGCCTATACGGAAAAGGATCCCGAATACGGCATCGCCCGCATCGCGGAAGGACTTAACGAGGTGCTGGACGCGACCAAGCATACGAACGTGAACATCGCGCTCGAGACGATGGCCGGCAAAGGCACCGAGATCGGCCGCAGCTTCGAAGAGCTCGCAGCCATCATCGAACGCGTCCGCGACAACGGCCGGATCACGATTTGTCTCGATACTTGCCACGTTCACGACGCGGGCTACGATATCGTCGACGATCTGGACGGCGTCCTGAAGTCGTTCGACAGCCTCATCGGCCTGGACCGCATCGCTGTCGTTCACCTAAACGACAGCAAGAACCCGCGAGGCGCGGGCAAAGACCGCCATACGCCGGTCGGCTCCGGCTGGATCGGCTACGAGGCGATCAACAACGTCGTCAGCCATCCTTCGTTGGCCGGCAAGCCCTTTATTCTCGAGACGCCCTGGATCGGCAAAAACGCCGGCAAGGAGCGTCCGATGTACGAGGCCGAGATCGCGCTGCTGCGAGGAGACGTCGACCTTCGCTTCGGCGGGGAGTTCCTCGAGGACGTCGAGCGTCTGCATCACTTCTTCGGCAAGCAGGATATCGATCACCGCGCCTTTGTGCTGAGCACCTGGGAGCTCCTGAAGTCCGACGCCAAAGCGCGCAAGGCGGATCCGCGCGAACCGCTGGAGCGTCTTTACGATCTCGCGATGGAGCATCGCGTGCTGTCCGGCGACTACAGCGAGGAAGCCGTGAATCAGCGGCTGACGGCCTATCTCGCCGGCCGCGAATGGCTCGCTAAGGTATAA